A single window of Sparus aurata chromosome 22, fSpaAur1.1, whole genome shotgun sequence DNA harbors:
- the ptk2bb gene encoding protein tyrosine kinase 2 beta, b isoform X1, whose product MYEVMSGDTMGWKVPSPRESRVESPELNFTGDEGSVKILKVCFCTNNNLGKNFKLVKCDSSWQIRAIIRSILISGRLGPNIQHAGCYGLLLKHLKSEELHWLHPDLTVGEVEQRYESHHVEAEWRYDLRIRYVPVNFLEKFKDDRSTLVYFYQQVRNDYMQYHASKVSDGMALQLGCLEIRRFYKDMNAKGLEKKSNFELLEKEVGLDLFFPPQLINSMKSRQLRKLIQQTFQQYATLKEDDCMVRFFETLKDFNSYDEEVFPCELVQGWSLSVELVIGGRGIRQRTQKNSAPVFLADFKQIKRIQCLSQSDGKALLNMDVEGARQRLSINVATVPMAENMMDLIDGYCRIEKDTDDSVIYRPNKDANARTALPEIPTSRDSTIRHSMGSDIYCEILDERPRSVVKYGIDRSDIELGRILGEGFFGEVYEGIYKKDNGDRVNVAVKTCKDCSPDVMEKFMSEAVIMKNLNHQHIVKLIGIIEDDPVWIVMELYQYGELGNYLTQNQSKLTNITLVLFSLQICKALVYLEGVNMVHRDIAVRNVLVASPDCVKLGDFGLSRYIEDEEYYKASVTRLPIKWMAPESINFRRFTSASDVWMFAVCMWEIMSCGQQPFFWLENRDVINQLEQGIRLPKPDNCPPALYSLMTRCWSYDPRERPNFTELVVKISDVHKMEKEQEVERERDRARSTKFFDPKFNFNEPPPKPSRMKPGRFGNTLSIGLHIQLNEALCASSPDLASPCEYQSPVDSMNTLALPVRSPRRRSMGEGEFVRVEANSKEDAQRLWQRERQHMQDTLRQQKEQMMEDKKWLAKEERLLVGSRASLTFVKTLSVSLCPSEFNVALEATLNEASFDNINPLVHSRLPASLKLNVPIVTVPKKGSTSISYKMNLPVLLQDPMGLEDHANPASPEADSDHAVPEKPPRLTAHPAPTAELDRSDDKVYQSVMGLVKVVVQLKNDVTELQPEQYITLVQSVGMALRDLIRSVDDILPTLHESVRTEIEGTQKLLNNDMAELISKMRLAQQNAITSLKDECKKQMLAAAHTLAMDSKNMLDAVDQARVRANLAKPVAP is encoded by the exons ATGTATGAGGTGATGTCCGGAGACACCATGGGCTGGAAGGTGCCCAGTCCGAGAGAAAGTAGGGTAGAGTCCCCCGAACTGAACTTCACTGGGGATGAAGGGTCCGTCAAGATTCTCAAAGTGTGCTTCTGCACCAACAACAACCTGGGCAAGAACTTCAAGCTGGTGAAATGTGACAGCTCCTGGCAAATTAGG GCCATTATTCGTTCGATTCTGATCAGCGGTCGATTGGGGCCAAACATCCAACACGCAGGATGCTACGGTCTCCTGCTGAAGCacctgaagtcagaagaacttcACTGGCTGCATCCAGACCTGACAGTCGGAGAGGTGGAGCAACGCTACGAGAGCCATCACGTGGAAGCTGAGTGGAG GTACGACCTTCGTATCCGATACGTTCCTGTCAATTTCCTGGAAAAATTCAAAGACGACCGATCTACGTTAGTGTATTTTTACCAACAG GTGCGCAATGATTACATGCAGTATCACGCAAGTAAGGTCAGTGACGGGATGGCGCTGCAGCTCGGCTGTCTGGAGATCAG GAGGTTCTACAAAGACATGAATGCAAAAGGTCTAGAGAAGAAGTCCAACTTTGAGCTGCTAGA aaaagaagTGGGCCTGgaccttttctttcctccacagCTCATTAACAGCATGAAG TCACGGCAGCTACGGAAGTTGATCCAGCAAACGTTTCAGCAGTACGCGACGCTCAAGGAGGACGACTGCATGGTCAGGTTTTTTGAGACCCTCAAAGATTTCAACAGTTACGACGAAGAGGTTTTCCCCTGCGAGCTCGTG CAAGGTTGGAGTCTGTCTGTGGAGCTGGTCATCGGTGGGAGGGGAATTCGCCAACGCACACAGAAGAATTCAGCG CCTGTTTTTCTAGCCGACTTCAAACAGATCAAGAGGATACAGTGTTTGTCTCAGAGCGACGGCAAGGCTCTCCTTAACATGGACGTGGAGGGGGCCAGACAA CGCCTATCAATCAATGTGGCGACGGTCCCCATGGCGGAGAACATGATGGACCTGATTGATGGGTACTGTCGGATTGAGAAAGACACGGACGATAGTGTAATCTACAGACCAAACAAAG ATGCCAACGCACGGACTGCCCTCCCTGAGATCCCAACAAG cagagacagcacGATCAGACACAGCATGG GGTCGGATATCTATTGTGAGATTCTGGATGAAAGGCCAAGATCAG TTGTTAAGTACGGGATCGACCGAAGTGACATTGAGCTGGGAAGAATCCTCGGCGAGGGCTTTTTCGGGGAAGTCTACGAAGGAATTTACAAAAAAGAT AATGGCGACAGAGTTAATGTGGCGGTGAAGACCTGCAAAGACTGCTCACCTGATGTGATGGAGAAGTTCATGAGTGAAGCAG TGATCATGAAGAACCTCAATCACCAGCACATCGTCAAGCTGATTGGAATCATCGAGGACGATCCAGTGTGGATCGTCATGGAGCTGTATCAGTACGGAGAG CTGGGAAACTACCTGACACAGAACCAGagcaaactgacaaacatcactCTGGTGCTGTTCAGCCTGCAGATCTGCAAAGCTCTCGTCTACCTCGAAGGGGTCAACATGGTGCACAG AGACATTGCCGTTCGGAACGTGTTAGTCGCCAGTCCGGACTGCGTGAAGCTCGGAGACTTCGGCCTGTCGAGGTACATCGAGGATGAAGAATACTACAAAG CGTCTGTTACTCGGTTGCCGATCAAGTGGATGGCACCAGAATCCATCAACTTCCGACGCTTCACCTCAGCCAGCGACGTCTGGATGTTTG ctgtgtgcatgtgggaGATAATGAGTTGCGGGCAGCAGCCGTTTTTCTGGCTCGAGAACAGAGACGTGATCAACCAACTGGAGCAGGGAATCAGGCTGCCCAAACCAGACAACTGCCCTCCCGCCCTCTACTCGCTCATGACCCGCTGCTGGTCCTACGACCCCAGAGAGAGACCCAACTTCACCGAGCTGGTGGTCAAGATCag CGACGTCCACAAGATGGAGAAGGAGCAGGAAGTGGAGCGAGAGAGGGACAGAGCGCGCTCCACCAAATTCTTCGACCCCAAGTTCAACTTTAACGAGCCTCCTCCCAAG CCTTCAAGAATGAAACCGGGGCGCTTTGGGAACACGCTCAGTATCGGGCTGCACATTCAG ctgAACGAGGCGTTGTGTGCCAGCTCGCCTGACCTGGCCAGCCCGTGTGAATATCAGTCCCCTGTCGACTCCATGAACACTCTCGCGTTGCCGGTCAGGTCCCCTCGGCGCCGAAGCATGGGG GAGGGCGAGTTTGTCCGAGTGGAAGCCAACAGCAAGGAGGACGCCCAGCGCCTGTGGCAGAGGGAGCGGCAGCACATGCAGGACACTCTCCGCCAGCAGAAGGAGCAGATGATGGAGGATAAAAAGTGGCTGGCGAAGGAGGAGAGACTCCTGGTGGGAAGCAGAGCGTCATTAACTTTTGTCAAaaccctctctgtgtctctgtgtcccTCTGAATTCAATGTGGCCCTGGAGGCGACGCTGAACGAGGCGTCCTTTGACAATATCAACCCGCTCGTTCACTCCCGGCTCCCCGCTAGTCTTAAATTGAATGTTCCAATCGTAACAGTTCCAAAGAAGGGGTCCACGTCCATATCCTATAAAATGAACTTACCTGTTCTTTTGCAGGACCCCATGGGACTGGAGGACCATGCCAACCCAGCG TCCCCTGAAGCTGACAGCGATCATG cagttCCAGAGAAGCCCCCGCGGCTCACAGCACAC CCCGCGCCCACCGCCGAGCTGGACCGCTCTGACGACAAAGTGTACCAGTCCGTCATGGGCCTGGTCAAAGTCGTTGTCCAGCTCAAGAATGACGTCACCGAGCTGCAGCCGGAACAGTACATCACCCTCGTCCAG TCTGTTGGGATGGCTTTACGAGACCTGATCCGCAGTGTGGATGACATACTGCCCACTTTACACGAGTCTGTCAGGACGGAG ATCGAGGGCACCCAGAAGCTGCTGAACAACGACATGGCGGAGCTGATCAGCAAGATGCGGCTGGCCCAGCAGAACGCCATCACCTCTTTGAAGGACGAGTGTAAGAAACAGATGCTGGCTGCAGCACACACTCTGGCTATGGACAGCAAGAACATGTTGGACGCTGTTGACCAAGCCAGGGTCAGAGCCAATTTAGCCAAGCCAGTGGCCCCCTAG
- the ptk2bb gene encoding protein tyrosine kinase 2 beta, b isoform X2 produces the protein MYEVMSGDTMGWKVPSPRESRVESPELNFTGDEGSVKILKVCFCTNNNLGKNFKLVKCDSSWQIRAIIRSILISGRLGPNIQHAGCYGLLLKHLKSEELHWLHPDLTVGEVEQRYESHHVEAEWRYDLRIRYVPVNFLEKFKDDRSTLVYFYQQVRNDYMQYHASKVSDGMALQLGCLEIRRFYKDMNAKGLEKKSNFELLEKEVGLDLFFPPQLINSMKSRQLRKLIQQTFQQYATLKEDDCMVRFFETLKDFNSYDEEVFPCELVQGWSLSVELVIGGRGIRQRTQKNSAPVFLADFKQIKRIQCLSQSDGKALLNMDVEGARQRLSINVATVPMAENMMDLIDGYCRIEKDTDDSVIYRPNKDANARTALPEIPTSRDSTIRHSMGSDIYCEILDERPRSVVKYGIDRSDIELGRILGEGFFGEVYEGIYKKDNGDRVNVAVKTCKDCSPDVMEKFMSEAVIMKNLNHQHIVKLIGIIEDDPVWIVMELYQYGELGNYLTQNQSKLTNITLVLFSLQICKALVYLEGVNMVHRDIAVRNVLVASPDCVKLGDFGLSRYIEDEEYYKASVTRLPIKWMAPESINFRRFTSASDVWMFAVCMWEIMSCGQQPFFWLENRDVINQLEQGIRLPKPDNCPPALYSLMTRCWSYDPRERPNFTELVVKISDVHKMEKEQEVERERDRARSTKFFDPKFNFNEPPPKPSRMKPGRFGNTLSIGLHIQLNEALCASSPDLASPCEYQSPVDSMNTLALPVRSPRRRSMGEGEFVRVEANSKEDAQRLWQRERQHMQDTLRQQKEQMMEDKKWLAKEERLLDPMGLEDHANPASPEADSDHAVPEKPPRLTAHPAPTAELDRSDDKVYQSVMGLVKVVVQLKNDVTELQPEQYITLVQSVGMALRDLIRSVDDILPTLHESVRTEIEGTQKLLNNDMAELISKMRLAQQNAITSLKDECKKQMLAAAHTLAMDSKNMLDAVDQARVRANLAKPVAP, from the exons ATGTATGAGGTGATGTCCGGAGACACCATGGGCTGGAAGGTGCCCAGTCCGAGAGAAAGTAGGGTAGAGTCCCCCGAACTGAACTTCACTGGGGATGAAGGGTCCGTCAAGATTCTCAAAGTGTGCTTCTGCACCAACAACAACCTGGGCAAGAACTTCAAGCTGGTGAAATGTGACAGCTCCTGGCAAATTAGG GCCATTATTCGTTCGATTCTGATCAGCGGTCGATTGGGGCCAAACATCCAACACGCAGGATGCTACGGTCTCCTGCTGAAGCacctgaagtcagaagaacttcACTGGCTGCATCCAGACCTGACAGTCGGAGAGGTGGAGCAACGCTACGAGAGCCATCACGTGGAAGCTGAGTGGAG GTACGACCTTCGTATCCGATACGTTCCTGTCAATTTCCTGGAAAAATTCAAAGACGACCGATCTACGTTAGTGTATTTTTACCAACAG GTGCGCAATGATTACATGCAGTATCACGCAAGTAAGGTCAGTGACGGGATGGCGCTGCAGCTCGGCTGTCTGGAGATCAG GAGGTTCTACAAAGACATGAATGCAAAAGGTCTAGAGAAGAAGTCCAACTTTGAGCTGCTAGA aaaagaagTGGGCCTGgaccttttctttcctccacagCTCATTAACAGCATGAAG TCACGGCAGCTACGGAAGTTGATCCAGCAAACGTTTCAGCAGTACGCGACGCTCAAGGAGGACGACTGCATGGTCAGGTTTTTTGAGACCCTCAAAGATTTCAACAGTTACGACGAAGAGGTTTTCCCCTGCGAGCTCGTG CAAGGTTGGAGTCTGTCTGTGGAGCTGGTCATCGGTGGGAGGGGAATTCGCCAACGCACACAGAAGAATTCAGCG CCTGTTTTTCTAGCCGACTTCAAACAGATCAAGAGGATACAGTGTTTGTCTCAGAGCGACGGCAAGGCTCTCCTTAACATGGACGTGGAGGGGGCCAGACAA CGCCTATCAATCAATGTGGCGACGGTCCCCATGGCGGAGAACATGATGGACCTGATTGATGGGTACTGTCGGATTGAGAAAGACACGGACGATAGTGTAATCTACAGACCAAACAAAG ATGCCAACGCACGGACTGCCCTCCCTGAGATCCCAACAAG cagagacagcacGATCAGACACAGCATGG GGTCGGATATCTATTGTGAGATTCTGGATGAAAGGCCAAGATCAG TTGTTAAGTACGGGATCGACCGAAGTGACATTGAGCTGGGAAGAATCCTCGGCGAGGGCTTTTTCGGGGAAGTCTACGAAGGAATTTACAAAAAAGAT AATGGCGACAGAGTTAATGTGGCGGTGAAGACCTGCAAAGACTGCTCACCTGATGTGATGGAGAAGTTCATGAGTGAAGCAG TGATCATGAAGAACCTCAATCACCAGCACATCGTCAAGCTGATTGGAATCATCGAGGACGATCCAGTGTGGATCGTCATGGAGCTGTATCAGTACGGAGAG CTGGGAAACTACCTGACACAGAACCAGagcaaactgacaaacatcactCTGGTGCTGTTCAGCCTGCAGATCTGCAAAGCTCTCGTCTACCTCGAAGGGGTCAACATGGTGCACAG AGACATTGCCGTTCGGAACGTGTTAGTCGCCAGTCCGGACTGCGTGAAGCTCGGAGACTTCGGCCTGTCGAGGTACATCGAGGATGAAGAATACTACAAAG CGTCTGTTACTCGGTTGCCGATCAAGTGGATGGCACCAGAATCCATCAACTTCCGACGCTTCACCTCAGCCAGCGACGTCTGGATGTTTG ctgtgtgcatgtgggaGATAATGAGTTGCGGGCAGCAGCCGTTTTTCTGGCTCGAGAACAGAGACGTGATCAACCAACTGGAGCAGGGAATCAGGCTGCCCAAACCAGACAACTGCCCTCCCGCCCTCTACTCGCTCATGACCCGCTGCTGGTCCTACGACCCCAGAGAGAGACCCAACTTCACCGAGCTGGTGGTCAAGATCag CGACGTCCACAAGATGGAGAAGGAGCAGGAAGTGGAGCGAGAGAGGGACAGAGCGCGCTCCACCAAATTCTTCGACCCCAAGTTCAACTTTAACGAGCCTCCTCCCAAG CCTTCAAGAATGAAACCGGGGCGCTTTGGGAACACGCTCAGTATCGGGCTGCACATTCAG ctgAACGAGGCGTTGTGTGCCAGCTCGCCTGACCTGGCCAGCCCGTGTGAATATCAGTCCCCTGTCGACTCCATGAACACTCTCGCGTTGCCGGTCAGGTCCCCTCGGCGCCGAAGCATGGGG GAGGGCGAGTTTGTCCGAGTGGAAGCCAACAGCAAGGAGGACGCCCAGCGCCTGTGGCAGAGGGAGCGGCAGCACATGCAGGACACTCTCCGCCAGCAGAAGGAGCAGATGATGGAGGATAAAAAGTGGCTGGCGAAGGAGGAGAGACTCCTG GACCCCATGGGACTGGAGGACCATGCCAACCCAGCG TCCCCTGAAGCTGACAGCGATCATG cagttCCAGAGAAGCCCCCGCGGCTCACAGCACAC CCCGCGCCCACCGCCGAGCTGGACCGCTCTGACGACAAAGTGTACCAGTCCGTCATGGGCCTGGTCAAAGTCGTTGTCCAGCTCAAGAATGACGTCACCGAGCTGCAGCCGGAACAGTACATCACCCTCGTCCAG TCTGTTGGGATGGCTTTACGAGACCTGATCCGCAGTGTGGATGACATACTGCCCACTTTACACGAGTCTGTCAGGACGGAG ATCGAGGGCACCCAGAAGCTGCTGAACAACGACATGGCGGAGCTGATCAGCAAGATGCGGCTGGCCCAGCAGAACGCCATCACCTCTTTGAAGGACGAGTGTAAGAAACAGATGCTGGCTGCAGCACACACTCTGGCTATGGACAGCAAGAACATGTTGGACGCTGTTGACCAAGCCAGGGTCAGAGCCAATTTAGCCAAGCCAGTGGCCCCCTAG
- the ptk2bb gene encoding protein tyrosine kinase 2 beta, b isoform X3: protein MYEVMSGDTMGWKVPSPRESRVESPELNFTGDEGSVKILKVCFCTNNNLGKNFKLVKCDSSWQIRAIIRSILISGRLGPNIQHAGCYGLLLKHLKSEELHWLHPDLTVGEVEQRYESHHVEAEWRYDLRIRYVPVNFLEKFKDDRSTLVYFYQQVRNDYMQYHASKVSDGMALQLGCLEIRRFYKDMNAKGLEKKSNFELLEKEVGLDLFFPPQLINSMKSRQLRKLIQQTFQQYATLKEDDCMVRFFETLKDFNSYDEEVFPCELVQGWSLSVELVIGGRGIRQRTQKNSAPVFLADFKQIKRIQCLSQSDGKALLNMDVEGARQRLSINVATVPMAENMMDLIDGYCRIEKDTDDSVIYRPNKDANARTALPEIPTSRDSTIRHSMGSDIYCEILDERPRSVVKYGIDRSDIELGRILGEGFFGEVYEGIYKKDNGDRVNVAVKTCKDCSPDVMEKFMSEAVIMKNLNHQHIVKLIGIIEDDPVWIVMELYQYGELGNYLTQNQSKLTNITLVLFSLQICKALVYLEGVNMVHRDIAVRNVLVASPDCVKLGDFGLSRYIEDEEYYKASVTRLPIKWMAPESINFRRFTSASDVWMFAVCMWEIMSCGQQPFFWLENRDVINQLEQGIRLPKPDNCPPALYSLMTRCWSYDPRERPNFTELVVKISDVHKMEKEQEVERERDRARSTKFFDPKFNFNEPPPKPSRMKPGRFGNTLSIGLHIQLNEALCASSPDLASPCEYQSPVDSMNTLALPVRSPRRRSMGEGEFVRVEANSKEDAQRLWQRERQHMQDTLRQQKEQMMEDKKWLAKEERLLDPMGLEDHANPASPEADSDHVPEKPPRLTAHPAPTAELDRSDDKVYQSVMGLVKVVVQLKNDVTELQPEQYITLVQSVGMALRDLIRSVDDILPTLHESVRTEIEGTQKLLNNDMAELISKMRLAQQNAITSLKDECKKQMLAAAHTLAMDSKNMLDAVDQARVRANLAKPVAP from the exons ATGTATGAGGTGATGTCCGGAGACACCATGGGCTGGAAGGTGCCCAGTCCGAGAGAAAGTAGGGTAGAGTCCCCCGAACTGAACTTCACTGGGGATGAAGGGTCCGTCAAGATTCTCAAAGTGTGCTTCTGCACCAACAACAACCTGGGCAAGAACTTCAAGCTGGTGAAATGTGACAGCTCCTGGCAAATTAGG GCCATTATTCGTTCGATTCTGATCAGCGGTCGATTGGGGCCAAACATCCAACACGCAGGATGCTACGGTCTCCTGCTGAAGCacctgaagtcagaagaacttcACTGGCTGCATCCAGACCTGACAGTCGGAGAGGTGGAGCAACGCTACGAGAGCCATCACGTGGAAGCTGAGTGGAG GTACGACCTTCGTATCCGATACGTTCCTGTCAATTTCCTGGAAAAATTCAAAGACGACCGATCTACGTTAGTGTATTTTTACCAACAG GTGCGCAATGATTACATGCAGTATCACGCAAGTAAGGTCAGTGACGGGATGGCGCTGCAGCTCGGCTGTCTGGAGATCAG GAGGTTCTACAAAGACATGAATGCAAAAGGTCTAGAGAAGAAGTCCAACTTTGAGCTGCTAGA aaaagaagTGGGCCTGgaccttttctttcctccacagCTCATTAACAGCATGAAG TCACGGCAGCTACGGAAGTTGATCCAGCAAACGTTTCAGCAGTACGCGACGCTCAAGGAGGACGACTGCATGGTCAGGTTTTTTGAGACCCTCAAAGATTTCAACAGTTACGACGAAGAGGTTTTCCCCTGCGAGCTCGTG CAAGGTTGGAGTCTGTCTGTGGAGCTGGTCATCGGTGGGAGGGGAATTCGCCAACGCACACAGAAGAATTCAGCG CCTGTTTTTCTAGCCGACTTCAAACAGATCAAGAGGATACAGTGTTTGTCTCAGAGCGACGGCAAGGCTCTCCTTAACATGGACGTGGAGGGGGCCAGACAA CGCCTATCAATCAATGTGGCGACGGTCCCCATGGCGGAGAACATGATGGACCTGATTGATGGGTACTGTCGGATTGAGAAAGACACGGACGATAGTGTAATCTACAGACCAAACAAAG ATGCCAACGCACGGACTGCCCTCCCTGAGATCCCAACAAG cagagacagcacGATCAGACACAGCATGG GGTCGGATATCTATTGTGAGATTCTGGATGAAAGGCCAAGATCAG TTGTTAAGTACGGGATCGACCGAAGTGACATTGAGCTGGGAAGAATCCTCGGCGAGGGCTTTTTCGGGGAAGTCTACGAAGGAATTTACAAAAAAGAT AATGGCGACAGAGTTAATGTGGCGGTGAAGACCTGCAAAGACTGCTCACCTGATGTGATGGAGAAGTTCATGAGTGAAGCAG TGATCATGAAGAACCTCAATCACCAGCACATCGTCAAGCTGATTGGAATCATCGAGGACGATCCAGTGTGGATCGTCATGGAGCTGTATCAGTACGGAGAG CTGGGAAACTACCTGACACAGAACCAGagcaaactgacaaacatcactCTGGTGCTGTTCAGCCTGCAGATCTGCAAAGCTCTCGTCTACCTCGAAGGGGTCAACATGGTGCACAG AGACATTGCCGTTCGGAACGTGTTAGTCGCCAGTCCGGACTGCGTGAAGCTCGGAGACTTCGGCCTGTCGAGGTACATCGAGGATGAAGAATACTACAAAG CGTCTGTTACTCGGTTGCCGATCAAGTGGATGGCACCAGAATCCATCAACTTCCGACGCTTCACCTCAGCCAGCGACGTCTGGATGTTTG ctgtgtgcatgtgggaGATAATGAGTTGCGGGCAGCAGCCGTTTTTCTGGCTCGAGAACAGAGACGTGATCAACCAACTGGAGCAGGGAATCAGGCTGCCCAAACCAGACAACTGCCCTCCCGCCCTCTACTCGCTCATGACCCGCTGCTGGTCCTACGACCCCAGAGAGAGACCCAACTTCACCGAGCTGGTGGTCAAGATCag CGACGTCCACAAGATGGAGAAGGAGCAGGAAGTGGAGCGAGAGAGGGACAGAGCGCGCTCCACCAAATTCTTCGACCCCAAGTTCAACTTTAACGAGCCTCCTCCCAAG CCTTCAAGAATGAAACCGGGGCGCTTTGGGAACACGCTCAGTATCGGGCTGCACATTCAG ctgAACGAGGCGTTGTGTGCCAGCTCGCCTGACCTGGCCAGCCCGTGTGAATATCAGTCCCCTGTCGACTCCATGAACACTCTCGCGTTGCCGGTCAGGTCCCCTCGGCGCCGAAGCATGGGG GAGGGCGAGTTTGTCCGAGTGGAAGCCAACAGCAAGGAGGACGCCCAGCGCCTGTGGCAGAGGGAGCGGCAGCACATGCAGGACACTCTCCGCCAGCAGAAGGAGCAGATGATGGAGGATAAAAAGTGGCTGGCGAAGGAGGAGAGACTCCTG GACCCCATGGGACTGGAGGACCATGCCAACCCAGCG TCCCCTGAAGCTGACAGCGATCATG ttCCAGAGAAGCCCCCGCGGCTCACAGCACAC CCCGCGCCCACCGCCGAGCTGGACCGCTCTGACGACAAAGTGTACCAGTCCGTCATGGGCCTGGTCAAAGTCGTTGTCCAGCTCAAGAATGACGTCACCGAGCTGCAGCCGGAACAGTACATCACCCTCGTCCAG TCTGTTGGGATGGCTTTACGAGACCTGATCCGCAGTGTGGATGACATACTGCCCACTTTACACGAGTCTGTCAGGACGGAG ATCGAGGGCACCCAGAAGCTGCTGAACAACGACATGGCGGAGCTGATCAGCAAGATGCGGCTGGCCCAGCAGAACGCCATCACCTCTTTGAAGGACGAGTGTAAGAAACAGATGCTGGCTGCAGCACACACTCTGGCTATGGACAGCAAGAACATGTTGGACGCTGTTGACCAAGCCAGGGTCAGAGCCAATTTAGCCAAGCCAGTGGCCCCCTAG